The window TATCCCGGCGGCAGGTGGAGCTGCTGCAAGCGCTGGTTGATGGACGTCGTCACGTCGGTGAGCGCCCTGCCCTGCACGTTGGCCTGGATGATGATCACCTTCTGTCGGTCGAGGTGGTCAATCTGGGCTGGCCCCACGCCCTGCTGGATGGTGGCGAGCTGGTCGAGCGGCACCAGGATGGGTGCCGCGTTCGGCGCGCCGGCCGCCGGATTCACCAGGATCGGTAGCTGGGCGAGGTCACCGGTGTGCTCGCGCGCGTTGGGCGCAAACCGCACGGTCACGTCGCGCGTTTCGCCGGTCGGATCCACCCAGTCGCCCGCATCGATTCCCGCGAAGGCCGGCCGGAGCGCCTGCGCCACCTGGCTCACGGTGACGCCGAGCGACCCCGAGAGGCCGCGCTTGAGCTCGACCTCCAGCTCAGGCTTCTGTCCCCGGGTCGAGAGACCGACGTCGACGGCGCCCGGTACTTTTTCAACCAGTGCACGCGCCCGGTCCGCCAACTGCGCCAGCACCCGCGCATCGGGGCCGGTGAGCTGCACCTGGATCTGCTTGTACGCGCCGCCGAAGCCGCTGGTGAAGACTGACACGCGGGCCCCGCCCACCCGCGCGGTCTCCCGCCGGAATGTGACGCCCAACTGCTCCTGGCTCACGTCGCGCTCCGATTTCGGCTTGAGCCGCACGTACACCAGCGCCTGGTCCACCGACGGCGACTTGCCCGGCACCGATGTGCCCACCGTCGTGTAGGTGTAGAGCACCTCGGGATGCCGGCGCGCGATCGCCGCCACCTGCTCCGCCTTCTCGCGGGTGAACTCGAGGTTGGCGCCGGGCGTCGCCTCGACGATCATGTTCACCTCGCTCCGATCGCTCACCGGTACGAAGCCGGCACCGACGACGCCGGTCACCACCATCGCGATCGCCAGCAGGAACGTGCCGACCGCAATGGCCACCATCGCGAGCCGGTGGTCGAGCGCCCACGCGATCACGCCCCGGTAGCGGTCCGCCATCCGGTCGAACCAGCGGTTGAACCGGTCCAGGACGCGCGCGATCGGGTTCCGCCGCTGGTGGCCCTCGACCTCCGGGTCGGGCCAGTAGGCGGAAAGCATGGGGTCGAGCGAGAACGAGACGAAGAGCGACACCAGCACCGAGCACGCGATGGTGAGCGCGAACGGCTTGAACCACTGCCCCGCCACGCCATACATGAACGCCACCGGCACGAACACCGCGACGATCGAGAACGTCGTGGCCGCTACCGCGAGCCCGATCTCATCGGTGCCCTCGTGCGACGCGGTGACGTGGTCCTTCCCCATCTCGATGTGGCGGACGATGTTCTCCCGCACCACGATGGCGTCGTCGATCAGGATGCCGATCGCGAGTGTCAGCCCAAGTAACGACATCGTATTGAGCGTGAAGCCGAAGGCCCACACAGCGACGAATGAAGCGAGCACGCTCACCGGGAGCGCGAGACCGGTGATCACCGTCGAGCGCCAGGAGTTGAGGAAGAGGAACACCACCAGCACCGTGAGCAGGGCGCCTTCGATGAGCGCCTCCTGCACGTTCCTCACCGCACGGCTCACCCGCACACCCGCGTCCTGCACCACTTCGAGCCGCACGCCGGCGGGGAGCCGCTGCTGCAAGTCGTCGATGCGCTGGTGCAGTTGACTCGTGACCTGCGTCGTGCTGTACCCCTTTGACTTGAGCACCTCGATCCCCACTGCCGCCGTGCCGTTGAAGAGCGCCGCGGTGCGCTGCTCCTCCGTGCCGGCAAAGACATCGGCCACCTGCCCGAGGCGGATGATCTGGCCGCCTCGGTCAGCGACGACGAGCGCGGCGAAGTCCTGCGCATCATCCAGCCTGCCCTTGAGCCGGATGGCCCGCTCCTGCAGCTCGGTGTTGAGCCGGCCCACCGGTGCCGCGAGGTTCTGCTGCTCGATCGCCTGCACCACCTCCGCCACGCCCACGCGAGATGCCTGCAAGTCCGACGGCCGGAGCTGCACCGTCATCTCCCGCGCCACTCCGCCCACCACGTTGACCTGCGCCACGCCGGTGACGCTCTGCAATTCGCGCGTGATGGTCGGATCGGCCAGCGTGGTGAGCGCCGGCACCGGCACCGTCGCCGAAGTGAGCGCGAGCGAGAGCACGGGCGCCTGCGATGGATCGAACCGGGTGAGGATCGGCTCCTTCATTTCCGTCGGCAGGTCCGCCCGCTTGGTCGAGATGGCGTCGCGGATGTCCTGGGTGGCCTGCTGGATGTCCTTCTCGTAGTCGAAGAAGACGATGAACTGGGCGAGCCCGTCCGTGGCGCTCGCCTGCGTCTTCTCCCAGTCGATGCCGCTGATCGAGGAGAACGACTCCTCGATCGGGTCGATTACTTCGCGCTCGACCGTCTCGGGCGAAGCCCCCGGATACGGAATCGTCACCCCGACCACCGGCTGCTGGATGTCGGGAAACTCGTCGGTCTGCAGGTTGAGCAACGCGGCAATCCCGAACGCCACCAGCGCCAGCATCGAGGTGATGGTGACGATCGGGCGCCTGATCGCGAAATCGGAGATGAACATCAGCGGCTGTCCGCCTTGGCGTCCGCGGTCTCCAGCCGCTGCACCCGGACCTCAGAGCCCGGGGTCACGCCGGCCGTCTCGAGAATGACTGTGTCGCCCGCCGCGACGCCGCCGCGCAGCTCGAGCTTGTCCGTGGCCGGATCGCGCGGACCGAGCTGCACCTGCACCTGCTCGGCCCGTCCCTGCT is drawn from Gemmatimonadales bacterium and contains these coding sequences:
- a CDS encoding efflux RND transporter permease subunit, giving the protein MFISDFAIRRPIVTITSMLALVAFGIAALLNLQTDEFPDIQQPVVGVTIPYPGASPETVEREVIDPIEESFSSISGIDWEKTQASATDGLAQFIVFFDYEKDIQQATQDIRDAISTKRADLPTEMKEPILTRFDPSQAPVLSLALTSATVPVPALTTLADPTITRELQSVTGVAQVNVVGGVAREMTVQLRPSDLQASRVGVAEVVQAIEQQNLAAPVGRLNTELQERAIRLKGRLDDAQDFAALVVADRGGQIIRLGQVADVFAGTEEQRTAALFNGTAAVGIEVLKSKGYSTTQVTSQLHQRIDDLQQRLPAGVRLEVVQDAGVRVSRAVRNVQEALIEGALLTVLVVFLFLNSWRSTVITGLALPVSVLASFVAVWAFGFTLNTMSLLGLTLAIGILIDDAIVVRENIVRHIEMGKDHVTASHEGTDEIGLAVAATTFSIVAVFVPVAFMYGVAGQWFKPFALTIACSVLVSLFVSFSLDPMLSAYWPDPEVEGHQRRNPIARVLDRFNRWFDRMADRYRGVIAWALDHRLAMVAIAVGTFLLAIAMVVTGVVGAGFVPVSDRSEVNMIVEATPGANLEFTREKAEQVAAIARRHPEVLYTYTTVGTSVPGKSPSVDQALVYVRLKPKSERDVSQEQLGVTFRRETARVGGARVSVFTSGFGGAYKQIQVQLTGPDARVLAQLADRARALVEKVPGAVDVGLSTRGQKPELEVELKRGLSGSLGVTVSQVAQALRPAFAGIDAGDWVDPTGETRDVTVRFAPNAREHTGDLAQLPILVNPAAGAPNAAPILVPLDQLATIQQGVGPAQIDHLDRQKVIIIQANVQGRALTDVTTSINQRLQQLHLPPGYAISQGGEARDQAEVFTRIFTALGVAILLMYLILVVQFGSFLDPVAILISLPLSLIGVVLALWATATTLNIMSLIGVILLMGIVAKNAILLIDFAKWARERGLGIREALIEAGRIRLRPIIMTTLALIAGMVPVAIGHGEGADFRAPLGRAVIGGVITSTLLTLLVIPTFYEILDGLREWLIKLARRVFGRADKARAQPHPAEAPTGGGVD